A genomic region of Trifolium pratense cultivar HEN17-A07 linkage group LG3, ARS_RC_1.1, whole genome shotgun sequence contains the following coding sequences:
- the LOC123915010 gene encoding protein ALTERED PHOSPHATE STARVATION RESPONSE 1-like: protein MSSKLQKSSLLSLCKQRKEIIKAAKYCRYDLASSFDIYLESLLKLGNSLNQYVEQDFVIFDHSCINLEFPSDDSDFDHLHFDDDEEEEEELSNVDFNLESNDESIHACNHRASDGTNMRNSGKPRVQFENTTQAQFNLHHGDNIHHNIHHNIHDHMHMSHQDFGHYEHSQRKENIQRVHRYEHYGSKPFPMVVSPKHNVAATFAPPPAPPPPPKAYNWDLLYPFNMNYEVPNYDRRDEDERKIREREGIPDLEDESELSSNLSSNANYNAAGLNSNRDSFSSNEEEIKRNLEPKITIEECESLSGVPTPVSSRTLSIKEAVLDIKSDCKHIYDCGREFSLIIEAGKIPYHSVSTELRAFAACVLVRILPSIPSCLHPSYMPQKPAPRTKKLSKAKMQNNQDHTKIGHLSSTLEQLYAWEKKLYEEVLGEEKLRIPYDKLHKRLKKLDKNGAESDKIDDTLDSIKLIQSEINVAVRSISVISRQINELTDDKLLPELNKLIDGLIGLWKTMSTCHQKQFQAINKSKSHVHILDPSKKKKSSTKATKRLEKVILKWGKSFNIFINKQKTLVKYLNAWLQKCTLQETEDKNNPSLQGDLRAPPIFGVCNNWYNAINKVSQVEVTKAINNFASNLHKLYEKLKEEKKLKVRVKYQFKDYKQRFRSYYKDRIKPQNYHSFIKMKASTDFDEDEIPLLNVSVQNLTISRKRLIEERRKHQQVVKDANDISSCCFQEGLTPIFEALWKFSVENLKIYERLRVSNTMPHQ from the exons ATGTCCTCAAAGTTACAAAAATCATCActattgagtttatgcaaacaaagGAAGGAGATTATTAAAGCTGCTAAGTATTGTAGGTATGATTTAGCTTCATCCTTTGATATATATTTGGAATCTCTTTTGAAGCTAGGAAATTCCCTTAACCAATATGTTGAACAAGATTTTGTGATCTTTGATCATTCTTGTATTAACTTGGAATTTCCCTCTgatgattctgattttgatCACTTACACTTTGATGACGacgaggaagaagaagaagaactaagtaatgttgattttaatttgGAATCAAATGATGAATCGATCCATGCTTGTAACCACCGTGCTTCCGATGGAACCAACATGAGAAATAGTGGGAAACCAAGAGTTCAGTTTGAGAATACAACTCAAGCACAGTTTAATTTACATCATGGTGATAATATTCATCATAATATTCATCATAATATTCATGATCATATGCATATGTCACATCAAGATTTTGGACACTATGAGCATAGTCAAAGGAAGGAAAATATACAAAGGGTTCATAGGTATGAACATTATGGTTCCAAGCCTTTTCCAATGGTTGTGTCTCCTAAACATAATGTTGCTGCCACTTTCGCACCACCTCCTGCTCCTCCTCCGCCGCCTAAAGCTTATAATTGGGATTTGCTATATCCGTTTAACATGAATTACGAAGTTCCTAATTATGATCGTCGTGATGAGGATGAGAGAAAAATAAGGGAAAGAGAAGGGATTCCTGATTTAGAAGATGAAAGTGAACTAAGTTCAAATTTGTCTTCTAATGCTAATTACAATGCTGCAGGACTAAATTCTAATAGGGATTCATTTTCATCAAATGAAGAAGAAATTAAGCGTAACTTGGAGCCTAAGATAACAATAGAGGAATGTGAATCTTTGAGTGGTGTTCCTACACCAGTTTCTAGTAGGACATTGAGTATAAAGGAAGCAGTACTTGATATAAAGAGTGATTGCAAACATATATATGATTGTGGAAGAGAATTTTCATTGATTATCGAGGCAGGAAAGATACCGTATCATTCTGTCAGCACCGAATTAAGAG CTTTTGCCGCTTGTGTTCTCGTGAGGATACTCCCTTCAATACCGTCGTGTTTGCACCCTTCATACATGCCACAAAAGCCAGCTCCTAGAACAAAGAAGTTGTCCAAAGCTAAGATGCAAAACAATCAAGATCATACAAAAATTGGTCACCTTTCATCAACTTTGGAGCAACTTTATGCGTGGGAAAAGAAACTTTATGAAGaagttttg GGTGAAGAAAAACTTAGAATTCCTTATGATAAGCTGCATAAGAGgctaaaaaaattggataagaATGGTGCTGAGTCAGATAAGATTGATGATACTCTTGATTCGATCAAACTTATACAATCGGAAATTAATGTAGCTGTTAGATCAATCAGTGTGATATCAAGACAGATAAATGAGCTAACAGATGATAAACTGCTTCCTGAACTGAATAAATTGATTGATGG CTTAATTGGATTATGGAAGACTATGAGTACATGTCATCAGAAACAATTCCAAGCTATCAACAAATCCAAAAGTCATGTACATATATTAGAtccttcaaaaaagaaaaagtcaaGCACAAAAGCTACTAAGAGACTGgaaaaagtgattttgaaaTGGGGTAAGAGCTTTAAtattttcatcaacaaacagAAGACCTTAGTGAAATACTTGAATGCTTGGCTACAAAAGTGTACTCTCCAAGAAACTGAAGATAAGAATAATCCTTCATTGCAAGGTGATTTAAGAGCTCCTCCTATTTTTGGAGTTTGTAACAATTGGTACAATGCAATTAACAAAGTTTCACAAGTTGAAGTCACTAAAGCCATCAACAACTTTGCATCAAACTTGCATAAGTTATATGAGAAGCTAAAAGAGGAAAAGAAGTTGAAAGTTAGAGTGAAATATCAATTTAAAGATTATAAGCAAAGGTTTAGATCATATTACAAGGATAGAATCAAACCTCAGAATTATCACTCTTTTATCAAAATGAAGGCCTCAACAGAttttgatgaagatgaaattCCACTGCTGAATGTATCTGTTCAAAACTTAACAATATCAAGAAAAAGATTGATTGAAGAGAGAAGGAAACACCAACAAGTTGTTAAAGATGCTAATGATATATCTTCATGTTGTTTCCAAGAAGGTTTGACTCCAATTTTTGAGGCTTTGTGGAAGTTTAGTGTGGAAAATCTGAAAATTTATGAGCGGCTTAGAGTTTCAAACACTATGCCTCATCAGTAA
- the LOC123916315 gene encoding ketol-acid reductoisomerase, chloroplastic-like — translation MLLAGYQNPRNFSVLAIKISAPLDFKGIKQISVIGWGSQGLTQAQNLMDSLVEAKSDIVVKVGLRKGSNSFAEAAGFSEERNILAM, via the exons ATGTTATTGGCTGGGTATCAAAATCCCCGCAATTTTTCAGTGTTGGCGATCAAAATCTCCGCCCCACTCGATTTCAAAGGGATTAAGCAGATTAGTGTTATTGGTTGGGGATCACAGGGACTGACTCAAGCTCAAAATCTAATGGACTCACTTGTTGAAGCAAAGTCTGATATTGTGGTCAAGGTTGGACTGAGGAAAGGTTCCAATTCCTTTGCTGAAGCTGCTGGGTTTTCTGAAGAAAG GAATATATTGGCAATGTAG
- the LOC123913670 gene encoding cyclin-dependent kinase E-1, with product MADVNRSNKPEWLQQYDLIGKIGEGTYGLVFLARIKSATNRGKSIAIKKFKQSKDGDGVSPTAIREIMLLREITHENVVKLVNVHINHADMSLYLAFDYAEHDLYEIIRHHRDKVNQSINQYTVKSILWQLLNGLNYLHSNWIIHRDLKPSNILVMGDGEEHGVVKVADFGLARIYQAPLKPLSENGVVVTIWYRAPELLLGAKHYTSAVDMWAVGCIFAELLTLKPLFQGAEVKATPNPFQLDQLDKIFKVLGHPTLEKWPSLAHLHHWQHDTQQIQGHKYDNANLYSVVHLSPKSPAYDLLSKMLEYDPRRRITAAQAMEHEYFKMEPQPGRNALVPCQPGEAFVNYPTRPVDTTTDFEGTTNMQQSQPVSSGAAIAGNMPGGHVSNRSVPRPMNVGMQRMHQLQAYNLTSQAGMGSGINPAGIPMQRGVPQQAHQQQQLRRKDQMGMPGYPPQQKSRRM from the exons ATGGCTGACGTCAACCGCTCCAACAAACCTGAGTGGCTTCAACAGTACGATCTCATCGGTAAGATCGGTGAAGGAACCTACGGTCTCGTTTTCCTTGCTCGGATCAAATCCGCCACAAACCGCGGCAAATCCATCGCCATCAAGAAATTCAAACAATCTAAAGACGGCGATGGCGTTTCCCCCACCGCCATCCGTGAAATCATG TTGCTGAGAGAGATAACTCATGAAAATGTTGTGAAGCTTGTGAATGTTCACATCAATCATGCGGACATGTCTCTGTATTTGGCCTTTGATTATGCTGAACATGACCTTTAT GAAATAATAAGACATCATAGAGACAAGGTCAACCAATCAATTAATCAGTACACTGTTAAGTCGATACTGTGGCAGTTGCTCAATGGGCTGAACTATCTGCACAG CAATTGGATAATACATCGAGATTTGAAGCCATCGAATATATTG GTTATGGGCGATGGGGAGGAACACGGGGTTGTTAAAGTTGCTGACTTTGGGCTTGCAAGGATATATCAAGCCCCTCTGAAGCCATTATCTGAAAATGGG GTTGTTGTAACCATTTGGTATCGTGCTCCTGAGTTGCTTCTTGGAGCAAAACATTATACCAGTGCTGTTG ATATGTGGGCTGTGGGATGCATTTTTGCTGAGTTGTTGACCTTGAAGCCACTATTTCAAGGTGCAGAAGTCAAAGCTACACCAAATCCTTTTCAG CTTGATCAGCTTGACAAGATATTCAAGGTTTTAG GCCATCCCACATTAGAAAAGTGGCCTTCCTTAGCACATCTTCACCATTGGCAACATGATACGCAACAAATACAAGGACACAAATA TGACAATGCCAATCTCTATAGTGTTGTACACCTATCTCCAAAAAGTCCTGCATATGACCTATTGTCAAAGATGCTTGA ATATGATCCTCGAAGGCGTATAACAGCAGCACAGGCTATGGAGCATGA GTATTTCAAAATGGAACCACAGCCTGGGCGGAA TGCACTTGTACCATGCCAACCTGGAGAGGCTTTTGTGAATTATCCCACACGTCCAGTGGACACAACTACAGATTTTGAAGGGACAACCAACATGCAGCAATCACAACCG GTTTCTTCTGGAGCTGCTATTGCTGGAAACATGCCTGGTGGTCATGTATCAAATAGATCTGTCCCTCGACCAATGAATGTTGGCATGCAAAGAATGCATCAGCTGCAAGCATATAATCTCACATCGCAGGCAGGGATGGGTAGTGGAATTAATCCTGCTGGCATCCCAATGCAACGAGGTGTTCCACAACAGGCCCATCAACAGCAACAG TTGAGGAGGAAAGACCAAATGGGAATGCCAGGATACCCTCCACAGCAGAAATCAAGACGTATGTAA
- the LOC123916314 gene encoding fatty acid amide hydrolase-like: protein MFYSQYKILSLQQIINSLDFYFLLQSPPSLIIISIVHYFHSACSVLVFLSYSPNSNNLPWIMGLFKRKCLVYTPANDVDLSPYSTEFYLQANVKAPRMTGILVKFFTYLLEFPILGTILLFILKGNNLIHELITNAELEESPLYVPLHQFEDIEEKEVKCIDPSLSPPEKVQHAIHCLPISIENIPNGTNRSFCRWTTMDYSKAYRSGDITPLLVAERFVAAIDESIKPPLEMGFFINYNVDDILRQATESTLRYQRGEPISVLDGVPVAIKDEIDCLPYPTTGGTKWMHKERPCKDDACCVKRLRQCGSILVGKTNMHELGSGTSGINPNYGPTRNPYDSKKIAGGSSGGSASLVSAGLCPVALGVDGGGSVRMPAALCGVVGLKPTFARIPHDGVLPINWTVGMVGILAGTVEDALIVYAALSGEIPSHQPSNVLTNINIPRLSLTKSISYIRLAKYDKWFDDCSNDVRICCSLALHKLQDHYNWKVIDVTIPEIEVMRLAHYITIGSECSTALDPYKEKNFAELGWDVRVAQSIYGAFSGMEYVKAQKIRNRQLQFHKKIFAEADVIVSPTTGVTAYPIQDDALKTGELDYVNGAALVRFSIAGNFLGLPAVTVPVGYDKSGLPIGLQFIGRPWSEATLIHLAFAMQAICMADYRKPEHHYDLLKR from the exons ATGTTTTACTCTCAGTATAAAATCCTCTCACTTCAGCAGATAATAAATTCACTTGATTTCTACTTCCTCTTGCAATCTCCGCCAAGTCTTATTATTATAAGTATTGTACACTATTTTCACTCTGCTTGTTCTGTTCTTGTTTTTCTGTCTTACTCTCCAAATAGCAACAACCTTCCTTGGATAATGGGTTTGTTCAAACGTAAATGTTTGGTTTACACACCTGCAAATGATGTCGACTTAAGTCCTTATAGCACTGAATTCTACCTTCAAGCCAATGTCAAAG CTCCTCGTATGACTGGAATTTTGGTCAAGTTTTTCACTTATTTGTTGGAGTTTCCAATACTTGGAACCATACTTTTGTTCATTTTGAAAGGAAATAATCTTATTCATGAG CTTATTACAAATGCAGAATTAGAAGAGTCACCTTTGTATGTTCCATTGCATCAATTTGAAG acattgaagaaaaagaagtgaaaTGCATAGATCCTTCTTTATCTCCACCTGAGAAAGTTCAACATGCAATTCATTGCTTGCCTATATCTATTGAAAATATACCTAACGGAACAAATCGTTCATTTTGTCGATGGACAACAATGGATTATTCCAAAGCTTACAGATCAGGCGATATAACGCCGCTCTTG GTTGCAGAAAGATTTGTTGCTGCTATTGATGAATCCATAAAACCGCCACTGGAAATGGGATTCTTTATTAACTACAATGTTGATGATATACTAAGACAAGCAACTGAATCAACTCTTAGGTATCAAAGAG GGGAACCCATATCGGTGCTAGATGGAGTACCGGTTGCTATAAAGGACGAGATAGATTGTTTGCCATATCCTACAACAG GAGGTACAAAGTGGATGCATAAAGAAAGGCCTTGTAAAGACGATGCTTGCTGTGTTAAGCGTTTAAGGCAATGTGGCTCTATACTTGTTGGCAAAACTAATATGCATGAACTTGGATCTGGAACTAGTGGAATAAATCCCAATTACGG GCCTACTAGAAATCCATATGATAGCAAAAAGATTGCAGGAGGTTCTTCTGGTGGTTCTGCTTCTTTGGTCTCAGCAGGACTGTGTCCTGTTGCTCTTGGTGTTGATGGGGGAG GATCTGTAAGGATGCCGGCTGCTCTTTGTGGTGTCGTTGGCCTGAAACCAACTTTCGCACGTATACCACATGACGG AGTTCTTCCCATAAACTGGACAGTTGGAATGGTCGGAATACTAGCAGGCACCGTTGAGGATGCATTGATCGT TTATGCAGCTCTCAGTGGTGAAATTCCATCGCATCAGCCCTCCAATGTATTG ACCAATATAAATATTCCACGGCTAAGCTTGACAAAGTCCATATCTTATATCAGGTTGGCAAAATACGATAAG TGGTTTGATGATTGCAGTAATGATGTCAGAATATGCTGCTCCCTAGCTTTGCATAAGCTTCAAGACCATTACAATTGGAAG GTTATAGATGTCACCATACCAGAAATAGAAGTGATGCGCCTGGCTCATTATATAACAATCGGATCGGAGTGTTCCACTGCGCTTGATCCTTATAAAGAAAA GAATTTTGCAGAATTAGGATGGGATGTAAGGGTAGCACAAAGCATCTATGGTGCTTTCAGCGGCATGGAGTATGTTAAAGCTCAAAAAATTAG GAATCGCCAATTGCAgtttcacaaaaaaatatttgctgAAGCAGATGTCATTGTCTCACCAACAACGGG TGTGACGGCATATCCAATTCAAGATGATGCACTGAAGACTGGCGAGCTTGACTACGTCAATGGAG CTGCACTTGTTCGTTTTTCCATAGCCGGAAACTTCCTAGGACTTCCTGCTGTCACTGTCCCG GTTGGATATGATAAATCGGGGTTGCCTATTGGTCTTCAGTTTATTGGAAGGCCTTGGTCTGAAGCAACACTAATCCACTTGGCATTTGCAATGCAG GCTATCTGCATGGCAGATTACAGAAAGCCAGAACATCACTACGATCTGCTAAAGCGATAA